Proteins encoded in a region of the Prochlorothrix hollandica PCC 9006 = CALU 1027 genome:
- a CDS encoding AAA family ATPase produces MLTQIELKNFKSYRSGRLQLGRLTVLIGANASGKSNAIEALRLLARIAEGERLSFLGGLYKQDEVIFRGGVENLGYRGSKTFGISCVTTELEWKNLSIDLSLGDDGDLHVTREKITSPSSTVPLYKITSAPQGAGSDVFVTYNNFARGGKKPSIVCSSHMAIFTQLLSDIRFRPENTKSREIIPKVAEKYVQWLSSIVFLEPEPSAMRSYGHKVDKALKEHGENLSGVVYNLCLNPEVKRSVLDFIQSLPEQDIEDISFIETPRDEVMLQLTETFGGISTTYDASMLSDGTLRVLSIAAAMLSAPEQSLVVIEEIDNGVHPSRAADLLARISNIAKKRDLRVLISSHNPALLDALPDEAIPETVFCYRRPQDGSSQLMRLQDIPDYPELIAQGSVGHLMTRGLLERFVKQHPGAEQKKRRAMEWLASLAVVGGPGE; encoded by the coding sequence GTGCTGACTCAAATCGAGTTAAAAAATTTCAAGAGCTATCGATCGGGCAGGTTACAACTGGGGCGGTTGACCGTTCTGATTGGAGCTAATGCTTCTGGGAAGAGTAATGCGATCGAAGCCTTGCGCTTACTGGCAAGGATTGCCGAGGGAGAACGGCTTAGCTTTTTAGGTGGACTTTATAAGCAAGACGAGGTGATTTTCAGGGGAGGAGTAGAGAATCTGGGCTATCGAGGCTCGAAAACCTTTGGGATTTCTTGTGTCACAACAGAGCTAGAGTGGAAAAATCTCTCGATCGACTTAAGTCTTGGAGACGATGGAGATCTTCACGTCACCAGAGAAAAAATCACAAGTCCCAGTTCAACAGTTCCTTTGTACAAGATTACTAGTGCCCCCCAAGGAGCTGGCAGTGATGTATTTGTTACCTATAATAATTTCGCTAGAGGTGGCAAGAAGCCCAGCATTGTATGCAGCAGCCACATGGCCATTTTTACACAGCTTTTGAGTGATATTCGGTTTCGTCCCGAGAACACGAAAAGCCGAGAAATAATTCCTAAAGTGGCTGAAAAATATGTTCAATGGTTAAGTAGTATTGTCTTCCTTGAGCCTGAACCTAGTGCCATGCGATCCTATGGGCATAAAGTTGACAAAGCACTCAAAGAACACGGCGAAAACCTTTCAGGTGTAGTCTATAACCTATGTCTTAACCCAGAAGTTAAAAGGTCAGTTCTGGATTTTATTCAAAGTTTACCTGAGCAAGATATTGAAGATATCAGTTTCATCGAAACCCCCCGTGATGAGGTTATGTTGCAGTTGACTGAAACGTTTGGGGGTATATCTACCACCTATGATGCTTCCATGCTGTCAGATGGAACGTTGCGCGTGCTTTCGATTGCTGCAGCTATGCTGTCCGCGCCAGAGCAAAGCTTGGTTGTCATCGAAGAAATTGATAACGGTGTACACCCCAGCAGAGCAGCCGATTTATTGGCAAGAATTTCTAATATTGCAAAAAAACGTGACCTACGGGTTTTAATTAGTAGCCATAATCCTGCCCTGCTCGATGCCCTACCTGACGAGGCTATTCCTGAAACTGTATTTTGCTATCGAAGGCCCCAAGATGGCTCCAGTCAGTTAATGAGATTGCAGGATATTCCCGATTACCCCGAACTGATCGCTCAGGGTTCTGTGGGGCACCTCATGACTCGTGGACTATTGGAACGTTTTGTGAAACAGCATCCTGGAGCAGAGCAGAAAAAGAGGAGAGCGATGGAGTGGCTCGCTTCTCTTGCTGTAGTGGGAGGACCTGGAGAATGA
- a CDS encoding glycosyltransferase: MAGTITMAEAVTIADVCPSVSVVIPLYNAGRDLPDLLHCLRNQTYPSDRVQYLLVDNNSQDNTATLLAQAVPTLPGLQPLTEAEIQSSYAARNRGIHSATGDLILFTDGDCRPQPQWLERMVQPFADPAVGLVVGQLTALPGSHWLERYAKHRELMDQRYTLAHPLGAYGQTANLGVRRSALGLSGLFRPYLTTGGDADLCWRLQRSAPWTVAFAETAIVQHRHRSTWSGLMEQWHRYGTSNGYLHHLHGAKRQSPPSARRIFYILGRWLLKEVGLGVGSVVLGQKDWVQLVATPIDLWCDYVRYRGQQRSQLPAAAHTIEPYTPPTDLRPT; the protein is encoded by the coding sequence ATGGCCGGAACTATAACCATGGCTGAAGCTGTAACCATAGCTGACGTTTGTCCCTCGGTGTCCGTGGTGATTCCCCTCTATAACGCGGGCCGGGATCTGCCGGATCTCCTCCACTGCCTGCGGAACCAAACCTACCCCAGCGATCGGGTGCAATATTTACTGGTGGACAACAACAGCCAGGATAATACCGCCACCCTGTTAGCCCAGGCTGTGCCCACCCTCCCCGGTCTCCAGCCCCTAACCGAGGCGGAGATCCAAAGTTCCTACGCCGCCCGCAACCGGGGCATCCACAGCGCCACGGGGGATCTGATCCTCTTTACCGATGGGGACTGCCGTCCCCAACCCCAGTGGCTGGAGCGCATGGTGCAACCCTTTGCCGACCCGGCGGTGGGCCTGGTGGTGGGCCAGTTAACGGCGCTACCGGGATCCCACTGGCTGGAGCGCTACGCTAAACACCGGGAACTGATGGATCAGCGCTACACCCTAGCCCACCCCCTGGGAGCCTACGGCCAAACGGCCAATTTAGGGGTACGGCGATCGGCCCTGGGTCTATCGGGTCTGTTTCGGCCCTATCTGACCACGGGGGGCGATGCGGATCTCTGTTGGCGGCTGCAGCGATCGGCACCCTGGACGGTGGCTTTTGCGGAAACGGCGATCGTCCAACACCGCCACCGATCGACCTGGAGCGGACTGATGGAACAATGGCATCGCTACGGCACCTCCAATGGTTATTTGCACCACCTCCATGGGGCAAAGCGCCAGTCCCCGCCCTCTGCCCGACGGATTTTTTACATCCTGGGGCGGTGGCTGCTGAAGGAGGTGGGCCTAGGGGTGGGTTCTGTGGTGTTGGGGCAGAAAGATTGGGTTCAACTGGTGGCCACTCCCATCGATTTATGGTGTGATTATGTCCGCTACCGAGGCCAACAACGATCGCAACTACCCGCCGCCGCCCACACCATTGAACCCTATACTCCCCCCACTGATCTACGCCCCACCTAG